The genomic interval CTCTTCTTCACCCGGGAAACCCACTGCCGGCAAACCGTCTGACGGCGGTCCATCATGACCGAAACGACGATCGCCTCCCATATCGTTCTGATCCATCCGCCGGTGGTCAAACCCAGCGAACCGCCGGCCGGCATCGCCAGGCTGTCCGGAGCCTTGCGCAGCCAGGGTGTCGAATGCACAGCGATCGACGCCAGCATCGAAGGACTCCACCACCTGCTGGCCGACAGTCATCCGCCGCCGGCCGATACCTGGTCGCAACGGGCCTGGCGACATGTGCACCGTCACATCAGCGCACTGCGGGACCCGGACACCTATCTCCGCCCAGACACTTATCGTCGGGCCGTGGCCGATATCGGTCGCCTGCTCTCCCTGGCCGGGAAGGCGTCGGCCGTGCGGGTCGGGTTGGCGGATTACAAGGATGCACATCTTTCGCCGCTGCGCAGCGCCGATTTGATAGCCGCGGCCCGCCGCCCGGAACGCAACCCCTTCTTCGAATATTTCCAGGAGCGGCTGATCCCGCGCATCCTGGCGTTGCGTCCGGCCGTGGTGGGGATCTCCATCAACTATCTCTCCCAGGCCCTGTGCGCCTTTGCGCTGATCGGGCTGATCAGGCGGACCGGTGCGGATCTGAAAATCGTCGTCGGGGGTGGATTGATCACCTCCTGGATGCAGCGTCCGGAACGGATCCGTTGCCTGGGCGAATGGGTGGACAAGATGATTGCCGGGCCGGGGGAATCGGCCCTGCTCGACGCCATGGGCCGTCCGGCGGCCGGGAAGGGATGGCTGCCCGATTACAGCGACTTTTTATCGCTTCCCTATTTGAGCCCCGGATTCATTTTGCCGTTCAGCGCATCGGACGGCTGCTGGTGGCGGCGCTGCGCTTTTTGTCCCGAACGGGCCGAGCGCCGGCCGTTTAGGCCATTGCCTCACCGGACGGCGGCTGAACATCTCTTTCGGTTGAATGCGCAGACCCGGCCCGTTCTGATTCATCTGCTCGACAACGCCATCAGTCCGGCATTGCTCAAAACCCTGGTCAAGTCCCCCCCCGGTGCCCCGTGGTATGGATTCGTGCGCATCGGTCCACCATTGGACGATCCCGGGTTTTGCCGTCAATTGGCCGGGGCGGGCTGTTCCATGCTCAAGATCGGACTGGAGTCGGGCAGTCAGACGGTGCTCGACCGGCTGGAAAAGGGCATCCGTCTCGACATGGCGGCCAAGGTCCTGGACAATCTGCATGCCGCCGGCATCGCCGCCTATGTCTACCTGCTTTTCGGAACACCCGCAGAGGATCGGAAGGCCGCCGACAAAACTCTTGCCTTCGTCGCCGCGCATCACCCCTGCATCTCGTTTTTGAATCTGGCCGTTTTCAACCTGCCACTGGGCAGCCCAGATGCCGAAGGGTTGGTGCTCAGGGATTTTTACGAGGGGGATCTGGCCCTGTACAGCGATTTTGAACATCCGGCCGGATGGGAGCGGACCGCGGTTCGGCAGTTCCTTGACAAGACCTTCAAGCGACATCCATCGATACAGCCGATCTTGAGAAACGACCCGCCTGTTTTCACGTCCAATCACGCCGCGTTTTTCCGCTGCTCGCGAGGCGCCGGCGTACGCCCTTGATCAGGGTCATCCGGGCCAATCGGCCGTGTGAGGACGGGCACCGATCGCCGGGAATTCAGTCGGTGTCCGAATGGGTCTCGCCGTAAGGAATCTTTTCACCGGGTTTCCAGGTGGAAAAGTCCCTTTCGATCAGCGGATCGCCGGGTTTTATCTTGCGTTGGACCCAGACGACGCGGGTGTTGAATTCCTCGGTGGTTCGCCCCAACTTTTTTTTTCGCTTTTCCAGGGCCTTTTCGGCGGTTTCGCGGCTTTTGTGAACGGAAATGACAAATTTTTTCGGCTTGTCCAATTTATGGGTGTCGTAGATCAGTGCAAACATCTCACACCTCCTTGGTTTGTCAACCGGGTTGGAAAGCTGTTCTCATTTTAACTAAGGTGCTATTGTTGGTAAATGAAAAAACAGCCGTCCCGCAGGCATCCATCAAAAAATGCAGAGGGAGAACAGTCGCCATGACGTTGCTCGAAGTCGCTTTGATCCTATCGGCCATTATTTTCATGTACAATCTTCAGCAGATCAAAATTGCATTGAAGGAAAAGGGGCACGCCGTCGAGATGCTCTCGGGCTGGATGAGGGACCTCCGCCAATTCAAGGCAATGATCCGGTCCGAAACGGACCAGAAGATCAAAGTCAAATACCAGCAGACCCTCAACGGTCTTTACTTCTCTCTATTCGGGGTGGTGTTGTTCACTGCCATGGTCATCCACAATCGATTGGCCTAGCATGTGGTGGCATTGCATGCGGCTTAAAATCGTTCGTCGTGACGATTTACACAAGCGGCACCTCCCAGGACGCTACCTTGGCATAGCGGTGATATTCCGGCTGGCCGTCGTCGGCATACCATTGGAGCATCCCCACGATTCGCGCCTCGACCACCGATGCCAGTCGGCTCCCCCAGGTGCGGAAACCTTCCTGTGAAAGTCGCGCCACGCAGCAGCGGTGGCGGCCCATATGCTTCAGGTAGATGCTGCCGTGCGAGCCGGCCATTCCGGTGCCGTCATAGGCCAGCCCTTTGAGCAGGTTGCACAGGGTCACGGGATTGCTTTTATCGCCCGCGTTTTGCAGCCGTTGGTTGGCGCGGCTGATATCCAGGTCCATCCAGCCGCCCGCCTCGGCATCGGGCGCCTCTTCCTGCAGCAGTCTTAAAAAGTGCGTTTCCAGATCGCACACCCGGGCCAGCAGTTTACGGGCGCTGTTCCGGCCTTGGGACCGTATATAAGCCGACAGGATCATGCCTTTGTCCAGAAGGCCGGCGGCCGCCATGTCGTGAATGGCGTAGATGACCATCTGGGCGGGTTTCAGGCCGTGGTCCAGTTCGAGTTGCCGGAGCTCCGCGGCCGAAGAGTAGAGACGTTCGGCGATATCGTCGGCGCTCAGTCCATGGTCGGCAGGCGCATTGAAGATAATGCCCAGGATTCCGCGCCACAGGCGCACCATGGTATCGGAAAGCCCCAGCCTCCGGATCAGGGGGATCGGCTTCGGCCAGGTTCTTGACCCGCGGTCGCCCCTGGAACACTTGGGTCAGGTTGTGCTCCCGTTTCAGAAAGTCGGCCCGTTCCAGCCACGACACCGCGGTCCGCACGCGGGTGTCGTTGGCGGGATCGCCCCGCTCGAACACCTCCGACATCTCCTCGTCGCGGATCAGTTCCTGGGTGGTGATGACCACCTCGTCGTCCGGGTTGGTCTTGCTGCGCCGCAGGCATTTGAGGATGCGCTGGATCTCCTCTTTTTTGATTTCCGAGTGGGCCCCCAGTTTGAATTGGGTTTCGGCATCTTCCGGATCGTAAAGCAGGATGCAATCCGCCGGTTGACGGTCGCGTCCGGCCCGGCCCCCCTCCTGCAGGTAGTTCTCCAGTGAACCGGAGATGTCGTAGTGCAGCACCAGGCGAATGTTCTCCTTGTCGATGCCCATGCCGAAGGCGTTGGTGGCACAGATCACCGGGGTTTCTCCGGCCACGAAGGATTCGATGACGCGTCGTTTCTCATTGGCCTCGAGTCCGGCGTGAAAGGCTTCGGCCACTAACCCGCGTTGGACCAGGTAATCGCGGATCGCTTCCGTGGTCTTGCGTTTGGCCGAATAGACAATCACGCCGGCCGGGGCGTCCATATCGGTGTATCGCGCGACGATCTCGTACGTCCAGGCCGGCTTTTCCGCTCCGCTGACCGGCCAGATATCGAAGTGCAGGTTCTCGCGTTCGACGCCGCCTTCGAACAACAGCAGGTCCTGCTTCAGTTCGGCCTGGAAGCAACTGCGGATCTCTTCAATGACATCCAGCTTGGCCGTGGCCGTATAGCAGGCGATGGGCGGAATGGGCAACTGCTGCTCCTGGGAGAATTCACGGATAAAGCGGGCCGCATAGAGGTAGTCGGGCCGGAAATCGTGACCCCACTTGGAGAGGCAGTGCGCCTCGTCGAAAACCCAGGCCCCGATTTCGCGCAAGGCCAGCACTTGGCGCACCGATCGGCTGCGCAGCTGTTCGGGCGAGAGGTAGAGAATAGCGATATCGCCCAGTCGCACCCGCTCCATCACTTCCCCCCGTTCGGGAGGTGCAAGCAGGCCATAGATGGCCGCGGCATAGGGTGTGCCCGTATGCTTCACCAGGTTGTCGACCTGGTCTTTCATCAAAGCCTGCAGGGGCGAGATGACCACGGTGAGCAGTCCGCGACGCATCTGACGCACGAGTGCCGGCAGCTGGTAGCAGATCGATTTGCCGCCGCCGGTGGGCAGGATGGCCAACAGGGGTTGGCCCCGAAGTCCATGCAGCACC from Desulfatitalea tepidiphila carries:
- a CDS encoding B12-binding domain-containing radical SAM protein; its protein translation is MTETTIASHIVLIHPPVVKPSEPPAGIARLSGALRSQGVECTAIDASIEGLHHLLADSHPPPADTWSQRAWRHVHRHISALRDPDTYLRPDTYRRAVADIGRLLSLAGKASAVRVGLADYKDAHLSPLRSADLIAAARRPERNPFFEYFQERLIPRILALRPAVVGISINYLSQALCAFALIGLIRRTGADLKIVVGGGLITSWMQRPERIRCLGEWVDKMIAGPGESALLDAMGRPAAGKGWLPDYSDFLSLPYLSPGFILPFSASDGCWWRRCAFCPERAERRPFRPLPHRTAAEHLFRLNAQTRPVLIHLLDNAISPALLKTLVKSPPGAPWYGFVRIGPPLDDPGFCRQLAGAGCSMLKIGLESGSQTVLDRLEKGIRLDMAAKVLDNLHAAGIAAYVYLLFGTPAEDRKAADKTLAFVAAHHPCISFLNLAVFNLPLGSPDAEGLVLRDFYEGDLALYSDFEHPAGWERTAVRQFLDKTFKRHPSIQPILRNDPPVFTSNHAAFFRCSRGAGVRP
- a CDS encoding RecQ family ATP-dependent DNA helicase, whose protein sequence is MAHEIKQFAERGMPRCLALDLELTRKSRTLRSIGAVLGDRTFEWHGDTTIATALAALDAFGRGAEYVLGHNIFNHDLHFLQALAPDLNLLDLPVVDTLYLSPLAFPRNPYHRLVKDYKLVRSGLSDPVQDARLALSIFQDQLDSLAAQAETCPEIVSFYRFAMAAGRFGGFTGQGLATVLDHAGAFRIQTSSQAADIFGQLTRGIACRMALERRFGGSGDPAEVDPAAAYALAWLRVAGANSVLPPWVRHQFPGVVPLLKQLRDIPCGDPACDYCRQNHDPDQQLKRFFGFDGFRPTPAGRNGSSLQRDVVLHGLRGQPLLAILPTGGGKSICYQLPALVRQMRRGLLTVVISPLQALMKDQVDNLVKHTGTPYAAAIYGLLAPPERGEVMERVRLGDIAILYLSPEQLRSRSVRQVLALREIGAWVFDEAHCLSKWGHDFRPDYLYAARFIREFSQEQQLPIPPIACYTATAKLDVIEEIRSCFQAELKQDLLLFEGGVERENLHFDIWPVSGAEKPAWTYEIVARYTDMDAPAGVIVYSAKRKTTEAIRDYLVQRGLVAEAFHAGLEANEKRRVIESFVAGETPVICATNAFGMGIDKENIRLVLHYDISGSLENYLQEGGRAGRDRQPADCILLYDPEDAETQFKLGAHSEIKKEEIQRILKCLRRSKTNPDDEVVITTQELIRDEEMSEVFERGDPANDTRVRTAVSWLERADFLKREHNLTQVFQGRPRVKNLAEADPPDPEAGAFRYHGAPVARNPGHYLQCACRPWTERRRYRRTSLLFGRGAPATRTGPRPETRPDGHLRHSRHGGRRPSGQRHDPVGLYTVPRPEQRP